A DNA window from Helianthus annuus cultivar XRQ/B chromosome 15, HanXRQr2.0-SUNRISE, whole genome shotgun sequence contains the following coding sequences:
- the LOC110913951 gene encoding uncharacterized protein LOC110913951, with protein sequence MIQQHFWIKIGDGMQASMWFDKWDVICPLSSLITPRAIANAGFTLYTKVADVYRQGEWGWPDQWLARYLILHNIQHIDLHPRSDKVVWRSSGGKELDYSASSVWEDIRAAQNEVPWSSMVWFPQANVRHSFFMWLLVWNGVKDIAGLSSVANSWDIIYNHLVQFASSKKAVHVIGKLVVSAAGYFVWQERNSRLFTSKKRCVARLTEIILATVRMKLHTMRFKRTSQVERILQEWSLPRGLVVEDDDCG encoded by the exons ATGATCCAGCAACATTTTTGGATAAAGATTGGTGATGGTATGCAAGCTTCGATGTGGTTTGATAAGTGGGATGTCATTTGTCCTTTGAGCTCGCTCATCACTCCGAGAGCCATTGCTAATGCAGGGTTCACGCTATATACGAAAGTAGCAGATGTTTATCGCCAAGGGGAATGGGGATGGCCTGATCAATGGCTTGCCCGCTACCTGATCCTTCACAATATACAACATATTGATCTTCATCCTCGGAGTGATAAGGTGGTTTGGAGATCTTCGGGTGGGAAGGAGTTGGATTACAGTGCTTCGAGTGTTTGGGAAGATATTCGGGCCGCTCAGAATGAAGTTCCATGGTCGTCTATGGTTTGGTTTCCTCAAGCTAATGTGCGCCATTCGTTTTTCATGTGGCTATTG GTTTGGAATGGTGTAAAGGATATAGCTGGATTAAGCTCGGTCGCTAATTCTTGGGACATCATATATAATCATCTGGTGCAATTCGCTAGCTCTAAGAAGGCTGTGCATGTGATTGGGAAGCTGGTAGTTAGTGCGGCAGGCTATTTTGTCTGGCAGGAAAGGAACTCACGGTTGTTTACTTCCAAGAAAAGATGTGTTGCTCGGCTTACAGAAATTATCTTAGCAACCGTCAGGATGAAACTTCATACGATGCGGTTTAAAAGAACAAGTCAGGTGGAGAGGATTTTACAAGAATGGAGTCTGCCTCGTGGGCTAGTTGTTGAAGACGATGATTGTGGTTAA